The genomic segment CCGCCGGAGCCTTTGCGCAGCGAAGGAGCGAATCCCCATAGCTCGAAGAGACTCTCGAGCCTGCCGTGTGCGAATCGTACGACCTCGACGGGCAGCACTCCTCGGCCGAGCCTTTCGACCAGCTTCGAGTCGTCCGCGATCACGACCATGCGTTCGCTCGCCTGCGCCACGATCTTCTCGCGAAGCAGCGCACCGCCGAGTCCCTTGATGAGACGGAGCTCGGGATCGATCTCGTCGGCGCCGTCGACCGTGATCGAGAGTGACCCGAGCGACCCGAGATCTGTGCACTCGATTCCCAGACTCCTCGCGAGCGCCTCGGTTCGGTTCGAAGTCGCGGTGCAGTGAATGTTCTCGATCTCCCCCGCCTCGATTCGCTTGGCGAGAGCCTCGACGAAGAGCTCGGCGGTGGACCCGGTTCCGAGCCCGACACGCATGCCGGACTCGATCAGCGCGGCCGCCGCAACCGCGGCGTCCCTCTTGATCCGGGAGCGGTCAGTACCCACCGGCGGCTCCTTCCCCTCGAGGGTCGGCCAGCGCGAGAATCGACCCCTCTCCGGACCAGACCAGAAGATTGATCGCTTCGAACGGGTCTTCGGAGGGGAGTGCCCCCAGCCCGAGCCGGTTCAGCTCATCGACCGTTTCGATTGGAACGAGCTCCCTTTCGTACATGAGCTGTCCGAGGTCGAGATCCCAGTGGAACCGCGGAGCCGCCACGGCTTCGGATGGCGCAACCCCCCGTACCAGAGAGAAAAGGATCGTGACCATCGTTTGAAGCCCGTGTGCGGCATCGCCGGCACCGCCGGCGACCCATGGCGCCCCTGCGTCGAGAATGATCATCGGAAGAGTCCACAGCGGCTTCGATGTGGAGTCGATCGTGCTGATCGAAAGACCGCGAAAAGGATCAATGGCCGACTCCGTTCGTCGCGCGCACACGCAGGTGACGATATCTCCCCTCGAATCGGTGACCACGATCGTCGACGATTCGATCAGTGCAGTGCCGGCCATAGGTGCAATCACGGAGTCGCGGCGCTCGACGCCCCGGCGAGCCTCGGCGAGGTGCTCGCTGGAGAGCAAGGTCGCGACCGGAACGCGCGAGGTCGCCTGAGGTCCGGGATTCGCCGAGGCATTGTCCCGCATCGCGGCCGCGGTCGCTTTGGCGACCAGATGAGTGAATCTGGTCGAGCGAGGATCGAGCCCGAGATCGAATCCCGCCATGATTCCGAGGGTTTCCGCGAAGACGAGACCGCCGCCCCCCGGGGGGAGAACCGACCAGACCTCGTAACTGCCGTAGTCGATCCGGATCGGCGCCTCCCAGCTCGTCGATGATTCATCGAAATCCCGCCGGGCGAGGGCGATTTTCTGTGTGGCCGACCATCCGAGGAGCCTTTCTTTCATGGCGTTTCGGCCACGGCCGGTGCGGTCTTTCGAGATGGAATCGAGCAGACTTGCCAGCTCTTCGAGTCGCTGTTCGGATGCGATGTTCAGCGCCGGCTGCAGCAGAGTCTGCCAGTCGAGCCGGCCGAACTTCTCTTGAAGAATCGCGAGGCCGTCGAGAAAGCGCGGAACGACGACCCTGTTCGAATAGCCGGATCCCTCGGGATCGAATTGAGGATTCGAAGGCTCGCCGAGGAAGTTGAGGGCGCGAATCAGTCCGGTGTCGCGCTCGTAATGGAGCGACACACCGCCCCCGCCGAGGTTGCAGGCCTGGCCATCGAGCGCCGCGAGAACGAATGCCGCGGCGACCGCACCGTCCGCCGCGGACCCCCCCTGCCGAAGGACCTGGAGGGCGGCGCTGGTGGCGTGACGGGAATCGGTCACCACGGCGGCGTCGGTGCTGACCACCTGCGCCGCAAAAGCGGGGGAGCTGAAGAGTGCCACGGCAGCCATCATGAAGATCGGCCGGAAACGGTGAGCTCTCACTTCGGTGCTCCTTTTGCCGGCCGGCCACGCCTTCTGTTCGGGCCTTGATTGCGCTCCCAGATCAGTTTCAGACCCTTCAGCGTCAACTCCGGATCGACCTTCTGGATGAAGCGGCTGTCGGAGGAGAAGTCCGAAGCGACGCCGCCCGTCGCGACGATCGCCTCGACCTTCCCGATTTCGGAGACGATTCGTTCGAGAATGCCGTCGACGAGTCCGAGATAGCCGAAATACATTCCCGACTGCATGCTCGTCACGGTGCTCGTTCCGATCAGCTGGTCCGGCCGGCGGAACTCCACGCGGGGAAGTCTCGCGGCGCGGGCGAAGAGCGCTTCGAACGAAATGTTGGGACCCGGGGCGATGATCCCGCCCCGGTAATCGCCCTCCGCCGAGACGATGTCGAAAGTGGTCGCCGTTCCGAAATCGACGGCGATCGACGGACCGCCGTACTCGTGCCAGAGAGCGACGGCATTGACGATCCTGTCCGCTCCGAGCTCGAGAGGATTCTCGGTCTTGATGGCGATACCGGTGCGGATGCCGGGCCGCACGAAGAACGCTTCGAGCCCGAAGAACTTCTGCAGCATCGATTCGATGATCCCGTCGACCGGGGGAACGACCGAACTGACGATTGCCCCGCTGACTCCGTCGGCGAGATCGGCGAGAAGCTGCCGGGTCAGGATGCCGTACTCGTCGACGGTCCGATCGCGCACGGTCGCCAGCCGATGCGACCGGAGCAGCTCGTCACCCCTCCATACACCGACAACGATGTTGGTGTTACCGACATCGATGACGAGGAGATCGCCCATCACGCGGACTCCTCGTGCCCCGGCGTGCGCCACTCGATGAACTCTCCTGAGGCGACTGCCGTCCGTGTGCCGTCGATCTCGACGAGAGCGCGTCCATTGGAGTCGAGGCCTCGCCACAGACCCCTCAGGTCGGTGGAGTTTCTCCGGAATCGCACCTCGTCTCCGTCACGATGGATCGTCCGCTTCTGCCAGTTTTCGAGAGTCGAGCTGAGATCGAGCGATCCTAGCCATCGATCGAAGTGAAG from the Acidobacteriota bacterium genome contains:
- a CDS encoding type III pantothenate kinase, producing MGDLLVIDVGNTNIVVGVWRGDELLRSHRLATVRDRTVDEYGILTRQLLADLADGVSGAIVSSVVPPVDGIIESMLQKFFGLEAFFVRPGIRTGIAIKTENPLELGADRIVNAVALWHEYGGPSIAVDFGTATTFDIVSAEGDYRGGIIAPGPNISFEALFARAARLPRVEFRRPDQLIGTSTVTSMQSGMYFGYLGLVDGILERIVSEIGKVEAIVATGGVASDFSSDSRFIQKVDPELTLKGLKLIWERNQGPNRRRGRPAKGAPK
- the rpiA gene encoding ribose-5-phosphate isomerase RpiA translates to MGTDRSRIKRDAAVAAAALIESGMRVGLGTGSTAELFVEALAKRIEAGEIENIHCTATSNRTEALARSLGIECTDLGSLGSLSITVDGADEIDPELRLIKGLGGALLREKIVAQASERMVVIADDSKLVERLGRGVLPVEVVRFAHGRLESLFELWGFAPSLRKGSGGDPFITDEGHIILDIRIGAEDAGEIADRLRHVAGVVETGYFGKEATDALIASESGIRKMLRP
- a CDS encoding gamma-glutamyltransferase — translated: MRAHRFRPIFMMAAVALFSSPAFAAQVVSTDAAVVTDSRHATSAALQVLRQGGSAADGAVAAAFVLAALDGQACNLGGGGVSLHYERDTGLIRALNFLGEPSNPQFDPEGSGYSNRVVVPRFLDGLAILQEKFGRLDWQTLLQPALNIASEQRLEELASLLDSISKDRTGRGRNAMKERLLGWSATQKIALARRDFDESSTSWEAPIRIDYGSYEVWSVLPPGGGGLVFAETLGIMAGFDLGLDPRSTRFTHLVAKATAAAMRDNASANPGPQATSRVPVATLLSSEHLAEARRGVERRDSVIAPMAGTALIESSTIVVTDSRGDIVTCVCARRTESAIDPFRGLSISTIDSTSKPLWTLPMIILDAGAPWVAGGAGDAAHGLQTMVTILFSLVRGVAPSEAVAAPRFHWDLDLGQLMYERELVPIETVDELNRLGLGALPSEDPFEAINLLVWSGEGSILALADPRGEGAAGGY